In Kwoniella pini CBS 10737 chromosome 2, complete sequence, the sequence TTGGTAATTGTTGGTCCATGTAGTATACATGATGTTGATCAAGCCAAAGAATACGCTTCAAGATTAAGAAAAGGTGTACAAGAAGGTAGATGGCCCGGACTGGAAGTGGTTATGAGAGTTTACTTGTGAGTTTAGcttgaaatgatttatgTGGAGATTCATGCGAGAAGCGAGCGAAAGGTTGCTGGATTTCGTAATGTAACAAAGACAATGGGATCAACTGCTTTGTTCAATGGAGGCTAGAAATTCGTACTTGAGAGGCAAAGGCTAACAAATTATGATATTCAGCGAAAAACCAAGAACAACAGTAGGATGGAAGGGTTTAATAAATGACCCAGATATCAACAACTCTTTCTCTATCAACAAAGGTCTTAGAATTGCTAGACAACTGTTGTGTGATATTAACGAGATGGGTATGCCTGTTGGTTGTGAATTGCTTGATACCATCAGGTAGGTCAAATATCGCACTTCTTGAACTTTCATCAAGCTGACTGATACGCACTTCCATCTCTGACACTATCCCCATTCACTGCATTTATTCGATTTCTTTCTACTCTCAAACTTGgatccttcatcatccacCCTGATCGAACCACCCACAGCCCTCAATTCATTGCGGACTTGATAACGTGGGGAGCTATCGGTGCCCGAACCACAGAATCCCAACTACATCGAGAACTCGCGTCAGGTGCTTCTTTCCCTATAGGTTTCAAGAACGGTACAGACGGTTCAGTCGGAGTAGCTATCGACGCTATGCAATCTGCATCTCATCCTCATAACTTCATGGGTATCAACTCTCAAGGTATGGCTAGTATAGTTAAGACTTCAGGGAATGCGGACTGCCATGTCATCTTAAGAGGTGGTACACATGGACCCAATTACGCGTGAGTATAAAAGGTGTAACACTATAATTGGTCGCTTCGTTAGCTAGTCGGAAAGGGCGGATTAACGATAAATGCTGATCCCACCGATTGTTTATCTAGCTCCGAACATGTTCAAAAAGCTTTAACAACTATGAGAACTAAAACCCCAGATAACTTTGCATCAATCATGGTTGATTGTTCGCACGGAAACTCATCGAAAAACCACTTGAATCAACCTAAAGTAGCGGCTGACGTTGCTGCTCAAATTGCtgcaggagaagaaggtatcaCCGGTATCATGTGAGTGGAGTGCCCGTATTGATTTCACGTGTTATACAGCCCTACAATGCGTCGGACATGGCTAGTCACGTCAGAATGAGCGACTAAAGCGCATCGACCATTTCTGCGTACAACCTTGGATAACAGAAAACAGTAGCTGACTTTGCAATGTAATCAGGTTCGAGAGTAATTTGAAAGGCGGTAAACAAAGCTCAGATAAGCCAAGGGATCAATTGGAATACGGTGTATCCATCACTGATGGTAAGTCAGCT encodes:
- a CDS encoding 3-deoxy-7-phosphoheptulonate synthase; protein product: MSHGTPSPDRNRPLDDRKVTGYDPLIPPALLRHDLPVPTVANKTISAARRTAASIVQGTDPLSRLLVIVGPCSIHDVDQAKEYASRLRKGVQEGRWPGLEVVMRVYFEKPRTTVGWKGLINDPDINNSFSINKGLRIARQLLCDINEMGMPVGCELLDTISPQFIADLITWGAIGARTTESQLHRELASGASFPIGFKNGTDGSVGVAIDAMQSASHPHNFMGINSQGMASIVKTSGNADCHVILRGGTHGPNYASEHVQKALTTMRTKTPDNFASIMVDCSHGNSSKNHLNQPKVAADVAAQIAAGEEGITGIMFESNLKGGKQSSDKPRDQLEYGVSITDACVDWEMSVDMLDVLNKASLTRRSILDAKHANGNGELPAVKKLKTDE